One window from the genome of Treponema sp. OMZ 838 encodes:
- a CDS encoding SpoIIE family protein phosphatase, which produces MEASKKALDNIKKYKPTVSLWSSVRIKFIVIIVTILLVVIASVAMALAIAIIRPYKDLLSNSLLLQTKILLDNLELRVQTHFSNPNQEDLDILLLNRVTFPEAKYVVVTGKSSLPGQTGLHYVLATDYQDITKVINTHRYIPGESQFYPEGIEEILQKLTYINSEATLIVHQHIDSIQLLMDEMEALDTHRDPYILKRQTEIQASIRHLEAKLQSNLSALADQGFGSYPDYSIQSLSKKRTEYLFYEPIIYYNPDNPQECVQGIVFVNISVEGLLEKINDQQNRLIRIIAKISLIVLIAGISTAWFLSSLFVRPLGLLAAHVALIRDTEDKEKLAGRSVQVTSRDEFGMLGTTINDMTERLAAAAAISKDLKVGKEIQKMFIPLDLSSSGRKLTTGSHRDVYSEFFGYYEGAHGVSGDYFDYRKLDAFHYAVIKCDVAGKGVPAALIMVEVATLFQSYFQNWNYKRDGYNLSTIVMRINDVIESHGFVGRFAAFSLCIINMRVGDAYFCNAGDNIVHIYDKQARRLKSYTLRSGSAAGVFSSEMISLNGGYPIEKIHLNCGDILFLYTDGIEESKRKLRVPISKPKNDSAAVLPEDKDDNSHLIGTDSETLGKDRVEEIIEAVFARKKFTLKKRQSDLMYEQMDFDFSSCNGTIEDAVLALISVEKAFRMYKDSSAQSFDCVQVDKKIDAFLSKCFLQYDIYCCDKAPHPIYDEYFYYKQIKEDIQYDDLTILGIARRVPV; this is translated from the coding sequence ATGGAAGCAAGCAAAAAGGCCCTTGATAACATAAAAAAATACAAACCAACGGTAAGTTTATGGAGTAGTGTCCGTATAAAATTTATCGTTATCATCGTTACTATTCTGCTTGTTGTTATTGCCAGTGTTGCTATGGCTCTCGCTATTGCTATTATCCGTCCATATAAAGATTTACTTTCAAACAGTCTTTTGCTGCAAACAAAAATATTGCTTGATAACCTTGAATTGCGAGTTCAGACACATTTTTCAAATCCCAATCAGGAAGATTTGGACATTTTATTATTGAATCGTGTTACCTTCCCCGAAGCAAAATATGTCGTTGTTACGGGAAAAAGCAGCCTTCCCGGGCAGACGGGGCTTCACTATGTTCTCGCAACTGACTATCAAGATATCACTAAAGTGATTAATACTCATCGGTATATCCCTGGAGAATCTCAGTTTTATCCTGAAGGAATCGAAGAAATCCTGCAAAAGTTGACGTATATCAATAGCGAAGCCACGCTAATCGTCCATCAGCACATCGATTCGATTCAACTGCTTATGGATGAAATGGAAGCGCTCGATACACATCGAGATCCGTATATACTCAAGCGCCAAACTGAAATTCAGGCAAGTATCAGACATCTGGAAGCAAAACTGCAATCCAATCTTTCGGCATTGGCCGATCAAGGTTTCGGTTCATATCCGGATTATTCAATACAGAGTCTTTCAAAAAAAAGGACGGAATATTTATTCTACGAACCGATTATCTATTATAATCCTGATAATCCGCAGGAATGTGTGCAGGGAATCGTATTTGTTAATATTTCGGTAGAAGGTCTTTTGGAAAAAATAAACGACCAGCAAAACCGATTGATTCGTATTATTGCGAAGATCTCATTAATCGTGTTGATTGCAGGTATCTCTACCGCATGGTTCCTCAGCTCATTATTTGTACGGCCGCTCGGTCTTTTGGCGGCGCACGTTGCGTTAATCCGTGATACGGAAGATAAAGAGAAGCTGGCCGGTAGGTCGGTTCAAGTTACCTCGCGGGACGAATTCGGGATGCTTGGTACGACGATTAACGATATGACGGAAAGATTGGCTGCTGCCGCTGCTATTTCTAAAGATTTAAAGGTTGGCAAAGAGATACAAAAAATGTTTATCCCGCTGGATCTTAGTTCTTCCGGCAGGAAGCTGACAACGGGCAGTCATCGTGACGTTTATTCCGAATTTTTCGGTTATTATGAAGGTGCGCACGGTGTTTCGGGTGATTATTTTGATTATAGAAAATTGGATGCCTTCCATTATGCCGTTATAAAGTGCGATGTTGCAGGGAAGGGGGTTCCCGCCGCCCTTATTATGGTAGAAGTAGCGACGTTGTTCCAAAGCTATTTTCAAAACTGGAACTATAAACGAGACGGTTATAACCTCAGCACTATCGTTATGCGGATTAATGACGTTATCGAATCGCACGGATTTGTGGGGCGTTTTGCTGCATTTAGCCTTTGTATTATCAATATGCGTGTCGGTGATGCGTATTTCTGTAATGCAGGCGATAATATCGTTCATATCTACGACAAACAGGCACGACGTTTGAAAAGCTATACCTTACGTTCAGGGTCGGCTGCAGGGGTGTTCTCTTCAGAGATGATAAGTCTTAACGGTGGGTATCCGATTGAAAAAATACACCTGAATTGCGGAGATATACTGTTTCTTTATACTGACGGTATCGAAGAGTCAAAACGGAAGCTGCGTGTGCCGATTTCGAAACCGAAGAATGATTCAGCTGCTGTATTGCCGGAGGATAAAGACGACAACAGCCATCTGATCGGTACCGACAGCGAAACATTGGGAAAAGACAGGGTTGAAGAGATTATTGAGGCGGTCTTTGCCCGGAAAAAATTTACGCTCAAAAAACGTCAAAGCGATCTTATGTATGAGCAGATGGATTTTGATTTCTCTTCGTGTAACGGAACGATTGAAGATGCCGTTCTGGCACTTATTTCTGTTGAGAAAGCCTTTAGAATGTATAAGGATAGTTCCGCACAGTCTTTTGATTGTGTGCAGGTCGATAAAAAAATTGATGCATTCTTGAGTAAGTGCTTCCTACAATATGATATTTACTGTTGTGATAAGGCACCGCATCCTATTTATGATGAATATTTTTACTACAAACAAATAAAAGAAGATATTCAATACGATGATTTGACTATCCTCGGTATCGCGCGTCGAGTACCCGTTTAA
- a CDS encoding CAP domain-containing protein — protein MEKRLFVLLTAFVLFLFSCTTGNNMMVPDTPLSDTRYLAEEVVKELNFVRTNPKRYAAEVLEPRLRYFDGNMYAEPGKVRLLTQEGIAPLQECIRVLKTTAAVDPLTLETGLCRSAQWLADDQARTGGMGHTGSDGSDLVTRISRYGTWGILCGENCAYGSVTAREIVVQLLIDDGVQSRGHRINILQQAFKKVGIGFNKTGNAPYGAVTVMDFAGSYISQ, from the coding sequence ATGGAAAAGAGACTATTTGTTTTACTGACAGCATTTGTGCTGTTTTTGTTTTCTTGTACTACCGGCAATAATATGATGGTGCCGGATACGCCGTTAAGTGACACGAGATACCTTGCGGAAGAAGTCGTAAAGGAACTGAATTTTGTAAGAACAAATCCTAAGCGGTATGCGGCCGAAGTATTGGAACCGCGGCTTAGATATTTCGATGGGAATATGTATGCCGAACCGGGAAAAGTCCGGCTGTTAACTCAAGAAGGCATCGCACCGTTGCAGGAATGTATACGGGTACTAAAGACTACAGCTGCGGTGGATCCGCTAACTTTGGAAACAGGGTTGTGCCGTTCGGCGCAATGGCTTGCGGATGATCAGGCACGTACCGGAGGAATGGGGCATACGGGGAGCGACGGTTCCGACCTTGTTACCCGTATCAGCCGCTACGGAACGTGGGGTATTCTTTGCGGCGAAAATTGCGCGTATGGCAGTGTGACGGCACGGGAAATCGTTGTTCAGCTTTTGATCGATGACGGAGTGCAGAGTCGTGGACACCGGATTAATATTCTACAACAAGCGTTTAAGAAGGTCGGTATCGGCTTTAACAAGACCGGAAATGCACCTTACGGCGCCGTTACCGTAATGGATTTTGCGGGCAGCTATATTTCACAATAA
- a CDS encoding putative glycoside hydrolase, whose product MKRLLIVFAFVTVMSVHAQDFLLAGTQDGLYKLTSVSAQKIWDTAAVRKIIRSGNTWFFLTDNGIARSDNVTQFEYINDGLPIKVIKKITGGEKSFIKKPQMLKDLEAHPSRPDTLITATNSAVFLSEDGGRHWRNLGCHTPVNGLKAVCVLDLPDAQGNLQLTVLASHSIYGVAWKQPSISDKWQPLSEGLIPGPESDEEISDIVVYTHQQKQEVYAAQTFTGKLYQLDWPTKSFHAVSEWTDSIAGARCIDGLSPAAVSIIGCKNGGLFEIPLMLPAPAPNRLKGIELSLKRIAANPLSAWIPQRMTRLGKAVSLSELWLFGEGKKTRKTDYLRRATGRKGVYLPAHQARTAAGLQRYFDLLEQNKLDTLVIDMKDDFGFVRYDSQDEEIQAVGAVRPFIQLEDFTAKAKERKVYLVARIVVFKDKQLYRYRKNLYAVKDKSGNPWQGYKTVDETAEPIEEYWVDPYNENVWKYNTAIAEELIRRGFDEVQFDYIRFPTDGENLYAARYPAQEQGMDKESAIMSFLAYAREKIHAPISIDIYGANGWYRTGARTGQEVEVLADYVDVICPMFYPSHFRQSFLAQQPAEERPYRIYQQGSYRNKIIAHNKVIIRPWTQAFYIPVSYDKKYYNEDYVQRQIIGIKDSIDEGYAYWNNSGRYADIRPDGLPLPK is encoded by the coding sequence ATGAAACGGCTGTTGATTGTTTTTGCATTTGTTACTGTGATGTCGGTTCATGCGCAGGATTTCCTGTTGGCAGGTACGCAGGACGGATTATATAAGCTTACCTCGGTGTCCGCACAAAAGATTTGGGATACGGCCGCGGTGCGCAAAATTATCAGAAGCGGCAATACATGGTTTTTTCTCACCGATAACGGCATTGCGCGATCGGATAATGTAACGCAGTTTGAGTATATCAACGACGGCCTTCCGATAAAAGTGATAAAAAAGATAACCGGCGGCGAAAAGTCCTTTATTAAAAAGCCTCAGATGTTGAAAGATTTGGAAGCGCATCCGTCCCGCCCCGATACCCTTATTACTGCTACAAACAGTGCTGTGTTTTTAAGTGAAGACGGCGGACGGCATTGGCGCAATCTCGGCTGCCATACTCCGGTCAATGGGTTAAAGGCCGTCTGTGTACTCGATCTGCCGGATGCACAGGGAAATCTGCAGCTGACCGTCCTTGCCTCCCACTCCATCTACGGCGTAGCATGGAAACAGCCGTCCATTTCAGACAAATGGCAGCCTTTAAGCGAAGGGCTTATCCCCGGGCCGGAAAGTGACGAAGAAATTTCCGATATTGTCGTATATACCCACCAGCAAAAACAGGAAGTGTATGCCGCGCAAACATTTACCGGCAAATTGTACCAACTTGATTGGCCGACAAAGAGCTTCCATGCCGTTTCGGAGTGGACGGACAGCATTGCAGGTGCGCGCTGCATCGACGGGCTCAGCCCTGCTGCCGTATCCATTATCGGCTGTAAAAACGGCGGTTTGTTTGAGATACCGCTGATGCTGCCAGCTCCTGCTCCCAACCGGCTAAAAGGAATAGAGCTGAGCCTTAAACGCATCGCTGCAAATCCGCTTTCGGCGTGGATACCGCAGCGGATGACGCGGCTCGGCAAAGCGGTGAGCCTTTCAGAATTGTGGCTGTTCGGCGAGGGTAAAAAAACACGAAAAACGGACTATCTCCGCCGCGCTACGGGACGGAAAGGTGTGTATCTACCGGCACATCAGGCAAGGACAGCCGCCGGTTTGCAGCGTTATTTTGACCTACTTGAACAAAATAAGCTCGATACGCTCGTTATCGATATGAAAGATGATTTCGGCTTTGTCCGCTACGACTCACAGGATGAAGAAATACAGGCAGTGGGAGCGGTGCGTCCCTTTATTCAGCTGGAAGATTTTACTGCAAAAGCGAAAGAACGCAAGGTCTACCTCGTCGCCCGCATCGTTGTGTTCAAGGATAAGCAGCTCTATCGATACCGAAAAAACTTGTATGCAGTAAAAGACAAAAGCGGCAACCCGTGGCAGGGCTATAAAACCGTTGACGAAACGGCAGAGCCGATTGAAGAATATTGGGTAGACCCCTACAACGAAAACGTATGGAAGTACAATACGGCAATTGCGGAAGAACTGATCCGGAGAGGTTTTGATGAAGTTCAGTTCGACTATATCCGCTTTCCCACCGATGGGGAAAATCTCTATGCGGCGCGATACCCTGCCCAGGAGCAGGGTATGGATAAGGAAAGCGCCATCATGTCTTTTCTTGCCTACGCCCGGGAAAAAATCCACGCGCCGATTTCAATCGATATTTACGGGGCGAACGGATGGTACCGCACCGGAGCGCGCACGGGGCAAGAAGTAGAAGTGCTTGCCGACTACGTGGATGTAATATGCCCGATGTTTTATCCCAGCCATTTCCGGCAAAGCTTCCTTGCGCAACAGCCGGCTGAGGAACGCCCTTACCGCATTTATCAGCAAGGCTCCTACCGGAATAAAATTATTGCGCACAATAAGGTGATTATCCGGCCGTGGACACAGGCGTTTTACATTCCCGTATCCTACGATAAAAAGTATTATAATGAAGATTATGTACAGCGGCAGATTATCGGCATCAAGGATTCCATTGATGAAGGCTATGCCTACTGGAATAATTCCGGCCGTTACGCCGACATCCGCCCCGACGGTCTCCCACTGCCGAAATAA
- the thyX gene encoding FAD-dependent thymidylate synthase — translation MAHCIVPTAEEILDKEYKVLDKGFVRLVDYLGGDARIVQAARVSYGDGTKSVREDAGLIDYLLRHQHTSPFEQVVLTFHIKMPIFVARQWVRHRTARLNEISGRYSIMRDECYLPASEDIAFQSTDNRQGRMSEPAPLEVRTQIRDALQAQQETAYREYSALIDTKLARELARINLPLSAYTEMYWQIDLHNLFHFLKLRCDSHAQKEIRDYAFVLLEICRNVAPLATKSFEKHSLTGVHLSGAELEAVRNLLQGKESGLKGKELERFEEKIRSGEQL, via the coding sequence ATGGCTCATTGTATTGTTCCCACGGCGGAAGAAATTCTGGATAAAGAATATAAGGTGCTGGACAAGGGATTTGTCCGGTTGGTTGATTATCTCGGCGGAGATGCACGTATTGTACAAGCGGCACGGGTGTCGTATGGGGATGGCACAAAAAGCGTCCGCGAAGATGCGGGGCTGATCGATTACCTGTTGCGGCATCAGCATACGTCCCCGTTTGAGCAGGTTGTGCTGACCTTCCATATAAAAATGCCGATTTTTGTTGCGCGACAATGGGTGCGGCACCGGACGGCACGGCTTAACGAAATTTCCGGACGGTATTCGATTATGCGGGATGAATGTTACCTGCCTGCGTCCGAGGATATCGCGTTCCAAAGTACGGATAACCGGCAGGGACGTATGAGCGAACCGGCGCCGCTTGAGGTGCGGACACAGATACGGGATGCCTTACAGGCACAGCAGGAGACTGCCTACCGTGAATATAGTGCGCTTATCGATACAAAACTGGCGCGGGAACTTGCCCGTATCAATCTACCTCTTTCAGCGTACACGGAAATGTATTGGCAAATCGATTTACACAACCTCTTTCACTTTTTAAAGCTCCGTTGCGATAGCCATGCTCAAAAGGAAATTCGGGACTACGCCTTTGTGCTGCTGGAGATTTGCCGAAACGTGGCACCGCTTGCAACAAAATCGTTTGAAAAGCATAGCTTAACCGGTGTGCATCTTTCCGGCGCCGAATTGGAAGCCGTGCGCAATCTGCTGCAAGGCAAAGAAAGCGGACTTAAAGGTAAAGAGCTGGAACGCTTTGAAGAAAAAATCCGCTCCGGCGAACAACTATAG